A region of Spodoptera frugiperda isolate SF20-4 chromosome 26, AGI-APGP_CSIRO_Sfru_2.0, whole genome shotgun sequence DNA encodes the following proteins:
- the LOC118264141 gene encoding solute carrier family 23 member 2 isoform X3, with translation MKIQVPDGDGASDNERKGNVTYGIDDIPPWYLCIFMALQHYLTMIGAIVAIPFILCPALCMSETDPDRSNIISTMIFVTGLITWLQATFGCRLPIVQGGTISFLVPTLAILNLPMWQCPPAEEINSMTDEEQKKVWMSRMCELSGAIAVSALFQVFLGYFGVIGSLLRFVTPLTIAPTVALVGLTLFEHAAEAASQQWGIAAGTFTLLTIFSQCMTNVSIPTLTWTRDKGITIVWFPLFKLFPVLLTIAIMWALCAILTVTGVFPPDHPARTDVKLNIIEDAPWFRVPYPGQWGVPTVSVAGVLGMLAGVLACTVESISYYPTTARMCAAPPPPLHAINRGLGTEGLGTVLAGLWGSGNGTNTFGENVGAIGVTKVGSRRVVQWAAGLMIVQGVVGKLGAVFIIIPQPIVGGLFCVMFGMISAFGLSALQYVNLNSSRNLYIIGFSLFFPLVLTRWMAAHSGVIQTGAEALDAALQVLLSTSILVGGLIGCFLDNVIPGTDEERGLAAWAKEMSLDAAGASEEGDTYDFPIGMGLIRRWKWTQYLPFMPTYQAGKFTALFTKKEN, from the exons ATGAAAATTCAG GTGCCCGATGGAGATGGCGCATCAGACAATGAGAGGAAGGGCAACGTCACGTACGGCATCGACGACATACCGCCCTGGTACCTCTGCATCTTCATGGCTTTACAG CACTACCTGACGATGATCGGCGCTATAGTGGCGATCCCGTTCATCCTGTGCCCCGCGCTTTGCATGTCGGAGACAGACCCCGACCGCTCCAACATCATATCCACCATGATATTTGTTACTG GCCTAATAACATGGCTCCAAGCAACATTCGGCTGTCGACTGCCCATCGTCCAGGGTGGGACCATCTCCTTCTTGGTGCCTACCCTGGCGATCTTGAACCTGCCGATGTGGCAGTGTCCTCCGGCCGAGGAGATAAACAGCATGACGGATGAGGAGCAGAAGAAGGTCTGGATGAGCAGGATGTGTGAACTGTCTGGAGCTATTGCTGTGTCGGCGCTGTTCCAGGTGTTTCTTG GTTACTTCGGAGTGATTGGTTCGCTGCTGCGCTTCGTGACTCCCCTGACTATAGCCCCCACGGTGGCGCTGGTGGGGCTGACGCTGTTCGAGCATGCAGCCGAGGCAGCTTCTCAGCAATGGGGGATAGCAGCCGG GACATTCACACTGCTGACAATCTTCTCTCAATGCATGACCAACGTCAGCATACCCACCCTCACGTGGACGAGGGACAAGGGGATCACTATTGTTTGGTTTCCACTATTCAAACTGTTCCCG GTATTGCTAACGATAGCAATAATGTGGGCGCTCTGTGCCATACTGACGGTGACGGGCGTGTTCCCGCCGGACCACCCTGCCAGAACTGATGTCAAGCTGAACATCATTGAGGATGCACCATGGTTCCGGGTGCCTTACCCTG GTCAATGGGGAGTGCCGACGGTGAGTGTGGCAGGAGTGCTGGGCATGCTGGCTGGAGTGTTGGCCTGCACTGTGGAGTCCATCAGCTACTACCCCACCACGGCCAGGATGTGTG CGGCCCCCCCACCTCCCCTCCACGCCATCAACCGAGGCCTGGGCACTGAGGGTCTGGGCACAGTACTGGCTGGACTCTGGGGCTCAGGGAATGGTACCAACACCTTCGGGGAGAACGTGGGAGCCATTGGAGTCACTAAG GTAGGATCTCGTCGCGTGGTGCAGTGGGCTGCAGGTCTGATGATAGTGCAGGGAGTGGTCGGCAAGCTGGGGGCCGTGTTCATCATCATCCCGCAGCCCATAGTCGGGGGCCTCTTCTGTGTCATGTTCGGGATGATTTCTGCTTTCG GTCTATCAGCGCTCCAGTACGTGAATCTGAACAGCTCCCGGAACCTGTACATAATTGGGTTCAGCTTGTTCTTCCCGCTGGTGCTGACTCGATGGATGGCGGCACATAGTGGCGTCATACAGACCGGGGCGGAGGCACTGGACGCTGCGCTGCAAGTCTTGCTGTCTACTTCTATACTGGTGGGAGGCCTCATTGGATGCTTCTTGGATAATGTTATACCTG GTACGGATGAGGAGCGAGGGTTAGCAGCTTGGGCCAAGGAGATGAGTTTGGATGCAGCAGGAGCATCTGAAGAGGGAGATACATATGACTTCCCTATAGGAATGGGACTTATACGGAG gtGGAAATGGACCCAGTATCTACCATTCATGCCCACGTATCAGGCTGGCAAGTTCACTGCGCTGTTCACGAAGAAAGAGAACTAA
- the LOC118264141 gene encoding solute carrier family 23 member 2 isoform X2 translates to MSQCRCSYSVVSTQVPDGDGASDNERKGNVTYGIDDIPPWYLCIFMALQHYLTMIGAIVAIPFILCPALCMSETDPDRSNIISTMIFVTGLITWLQATFGCRLPIVQGGTISFLVPTLAILNLPMWQCPPAEEINSMTDEEQKKVWMSRMCELSGAIAVSALFQVFLGYFGVIGSLLRFVTPLTIAPTVALVGLTLFEHAAEAASQQWGIAAGTFTLLTIFSQCMTNVSIPTLTWTRDKGITIVWFPLFKLFPVLLTIAIMWALCAILTVTGVFPPDHPARTDVKLNIIEDAPWFRVPYPGQWGVPTVSVAGVLGMLAGVLACTVESISYYPTTARMCAAPPPPLHAINRGLGTEGLGTVLAGLWGSGNGTNTFGENVGAIGVTKVGSRRVVQWAAGLMIVQGVVGKLGAVFIIIPQPIVGGLFCVMFGMISAFGLSALQYVNLNSSRNLYIIGFSLFFPLVLTRWMAAHSGVIQTGAEALDAALQVLLSTSILVGGLIGCFLDNVIPGTDEERGLAAWAKEMSLDAAGASEEGDTYDFPIGMGLIRRWKWTQYLPFMPTYQAGKFTALFTKKEN, encoded by the exons ATGAGCCAGTGTCGATGTTCCTACAGTGTAGTGAGCACCCAG GTGCCCGATGGAGATGGCGCATCAGACAATGAGAGGAAGGGCAACGTCACGTACGGCATCGACGACATACCGCCCTGGTACCTCTGCATCTTCATGGCTTTACAG CACTACCTGACGATGATCGGCGCTATAGTGGCGATCCCGTTCATCCTGTGCCCCGCGCTTTGCATGTCGGAGACAGACCCCGACCGCTCCAACATCATATCCACCATGATATTTGTTACTG GCCTAATAACATGGCTCCAAGCAACATTCGGCTGTCGACTGCCCATCGTCCAGGGTGGGACCATCTCCTTCTTGGTGCCTACCCTGGCGATCTTGAACCTGCCGATGTGGCAGTGTCCTCCGGCCGAGGAGATAAACAGCATGACGGATGAGGAGCAGAAGAAGGTCTGGATGAGCAGGATGTGTGAACTGTCTGGAGCTATTGCTGTGTCGGCGCTGTTCCAGGTGTTTCTTG GTTACTTCGGAGTGATTGGTTCGCTGCTGCGCTTCGTGACTCCCCTGACTATAGCCCCCACGGTGGCGCTGGTGGGGCTGACGCTGTTCGAGCATGCAGCCGAGGCAGCTTCTCAGCAATGGGGGATAGCAGCCGG GACATTCACACTGCTGACAATCTTCTCTCAATGCATGACCAACGTCAGCATACCCACCCTCACGTGGACGAGGGACAAGGGGATCACTATTGTTTGGTTTCCACTATTCAAACTGTTCCCG GTATTGCTAACGATAGCAATAATGTGGGCGCTCTGTGCCATACTGACGGTGACGGGCGTGTTCCCGCCGGACCACCCTGCCAGAACTGATGTCAAGCTGAACATCATTGAGGATGCACCATGGTTCCGGGTGCCTTACCCTG GTCAATGGGGAGTGCCGACGGTGAGTGTGGCAGGAGTGCTGGGCATGCTGGCTGGAGTGTTGGCCTGCACTGTGGAGTCCATCAGCTACTACCCCACCACGGCCAGGATGTGTG CGGCCCCCCCACCTCCCCTCCACGCCATCAACCGAGGCCTGGGCACTGAGGGTCTGGGCACAGTACTGGCTGGACTCTGGGGCTCAGGGAATGGTACCAACACCTTCGGGGAGAACGTGGGAGCCATTGGAGTCACTAAG GTAGGATCTCGTCGCGTGGTGCAGTGGGCTGCAGGTCTGATGATAGTGCAGGGAGTGGTCGGCAAGCTGGGGGCCGTGTTCATCATCATCCCGCAGCCCATAGTCGGGGGCCTCTTCTGTGTCATGTTCGGGATGATTTCTGCTTTCG GTCTATCAGCGCTCCAGTACGTGAATCTGAACAGCTCCCGGAACCTGTACATAATTGGGTTCAGCTTGTTCTTCCCGCTGGTGCTGACTCGATGGATGGCGGCACATAGTGGCGTCATACAGACCGGGGCGGAGGCACTGGACGCTGCGCTGCAAGTCTTGCTGTCTACTTCTATACTGGTGGGAGGCCTCATTGGATGCTTCTTGGATAATGTTATACCTG GTACGGATGAGGAGCGAGGGTTAGCAGCTTGGGCCAAGGAGATGAGTTTGGATGCAGCAGGAGCATCTGAAGAGGGAGATACATATGACTTCCCTATAGGAATGGGACTTATACGGAG gtGGAAATGGACCCAGTATCTACCATTCATGCCCACGTATCAGGCTGGCAAGTTCACTGCGCTGTTCACGAAGAAAGAGAACTAA
- the LOC118264141 gene encoding solute carrier family 23 member 2 isoform X1: protein MVHSIPITNISVGVDGVIHTVPDGDGASDNERKGNVTYGIDDIPPWYLCIFMALQHYLTMIGAIVAIPFILCPALCMSETDPDRSNIISTMIFVTGLITWLQATFGCRLPIVQGGTISFLVPTLAILNLPMWQCPPAEEINSMTDEEQKKVWMSRMCELSGAIAVSALFQVFLGYFGVIGSLLRFVTPLTIAPTVALVGLTLFEHAAEAASQQWGIAAGTFTLLTIFSQCMTNVSIPTLTWTRDKGITIVWFPLFKLFPVLLTIAIMWALCAILTVTGVFPPDHPARTDVKLNIIEDAPWFRVPYPGQWGVPTVSVAGVLGMLAGVLACTVESISYYPTTARMCAAPPPPLHAINRGLGTEGLGTVLAGLWGSGNGTNTFGENVGAIGVTKVGSRRVVQWAAGLMIVQGVVGKLGAVFIIIPQPIVGGLFCVMFGMISAFGLSALQYVNLNSSRNLYIIGFSLFFPLVLTRWMAAHSGVIQTGAEALDAALQVLLSTSILVGGLIGCFLDNVIPGTDEERGLAAWAKEMSLDAAGASEEGDTYDFPIGMGLIRRWKWTQYLPFMPTYQAGKFTALFTKKEN, encoded by the exons ATGGTGCACTCGATCCCTATCACAAACATCTCCGTTGGAGTGGATGGAGTAATTCATACG GTGCCCGATGGAGATGGCGCATCAGACAATGAGAGGAAGGGCAACGTCACGTACGGCATCGACGACATACCGCCCTGGTACCTCTGCATCTTCATGGCTTTACAG CACTACCTGACGATGATCGGCGCTATAGTGGCGATCCCGTTCATCCTGTGCCCCGCGCTTTGCATGTCGGAGACAGACCCCGACCGCTCCAACATCATATCCACCATGATATTTGTTACTG GCCTAATAACATGGCTCCAAGCAACATTCGGCTGTCGACTGCCCATCGTCCAGGGTGGGACCATCTCCTTCTTGGTGCCTACCCTGGCGATCTTGAACCTGCCGATGTGGCAGTGTCCTCCGGCCGAGGAGATAAACAGCATGACGGATGAGGAGCAGAAGAAGGTCTGGATGAGCAGGATGTGTGAACTGTCTGGAGCTATTGCTGTGTCGGCGCTGTTCCAGGTGTTTCTTG GTTACTTCGGAGTGATTGGTTCGCTGCTGCGCTTCGTGACTCCCCTGACTATAGCCCCCACGGTGGCGCTGGTGGGGCTGACGCTGTTCGAGCATGCAGCCGAGGCAGCTTCTCAGCAATGGGGGATAGCAGCCGG GACATTCACACTGCTGACAATCTTCTCTCAATGCATGACCAACGTCAGCATACCCACCCTCACGTGGACGAGGGACAAGGGGATCACTATTGTTTGGTTTCCACTATTCAAACTGTTCCCG GTATTGCTAACGATAGCAATAATGTGGGCGCTCTGTGCCATACTGACGGTGACGGGCGTGTTCCCGCCGGACCACCCTGCCAGAACTGATGTCAAGCTGAACATCATTGAGGATGCACCATGGTTCCGGGTGCCTTACCCTG GTCAATGGGGAGTGCCGACGGTGAGTGTGGCAGGAGTGCTGGGCATGCTGGCTGGAGTGTTGGCCTGCACTGTGGAGTCCATCAGCTACTACCCCACCACGGCCAGGATGTGTG CGGCCCCCCCACCTCCCCTCCACGCCATCAACCGAGGCCTGGGCACTGAGGGTCTGGGCACAGTACTGGCTGGACTCTGGGGCTCAGGGAATGGTACCAACACCTTCGGGGAGAACGTGGGAGCCATTGGAGTCACTAAG GTAGGATCTCGTCGCGTGGTGCAGTGGGCTGCAGGTCTGATGATAGTGCAGGGAGTGGTCGGCAAGCTGGGGGCCGTGTTCATCATCATCCCGCAGCCCATAGTCGGGGGCCTCTTCTGTGTCATGTTCGGGATGATTTCTGCTTTCG GTCTATCAGCGCTCCAGTACGTGAATCTGAACAGCTCCCGGAACCTGTACATAATTGGGTTCAGCTTGTTCTTCCCGCTGGTGCTGACTCGATGGATGGCGGCACATAGTGGCGTCATACAGACCGGGGCGGAGGCACTGGACGCTGCGCTGCAAGTCTTGCTGTCTACTTCTATACTGGTGGGAGGCCTCATTGGATGCTTCTTGGATAATGTTATACCTG GTACGGATGAGGAGCGAGGGTTAGCAGCTTGGGCCAAGGAGATGAGTTTGGATGCAGCAGGAGCATCTGAAGAGGGAGATACATATGACTTCCCTATAGGAATGGGACTTATACGGAG gtGGAAATGGACCCAGTATCTACCATTCATGCCCACGTATCAGGCTGGCAAGTTCACTGCGCTGTTCACGAAGAAAGAGAACTAA